The Anoxybacillus flavithermus genome has a segment encoding these proteins:
- a CDS encoding 16S rRNA (cytosine(967)-C(5))-methyltransferase, which translates to MSNVRNVALDVLIDIEKKRAYSNLSLHHVIETNELSAQDVALLTELVYGTIQRRDTLDYYLQPFIKGKIEPWVHLLLRMSLYQMIYLDRIPDRAVLFEAVEIAKRRGHRGIASLVNGILRSVQRQGLRSLDDIKDESERLAIATSHPLWLVRRWIEQFGFDETKRMCEVNNFPPEQTARVNVMRATVEEVIDRLKEEGIEAIPSSVVPIGTKITKGNAAKTNVFREGLITIQDESSMLVAYALSPNETDVVLDCCAAPGGKTTHIAERMNNRGRVVALDIHDHKVKLIEQQAKRLGLSNIEAKQLDSRQAHTQFAAETFDRILVDAPCSGLGVIRRKPEIKYAKNEKDITQLANVQLNILRAVAPLLKRGGTLVYSTCTVDREENEQVIARFLAEHPEYDRDETLASRLPSSVASYVDRGMLQLLPHHVYSDGFFIATLKKKGEMT; encoded by the coding sequence ATGAGTAACGTGCGAAATGTAGCATTAGATGTGCTAATCGATATTGAAAAAAAACGAGCATATAGCAATTTATCGTTACATCATGTGATCGAAACGAACGAATTATCCGCCCAAGACGTTGCCCTTTTAACAGAATTAGTATACGGCACGATTCAGCGACGCGATACGCTTGATTACTATTTACAGCCGTTCATCAAAGGAAAAATCGAGCCGTGGGTGCATCTATTGCTTCGCATGTCGCTTTATCAAATGATATATTTAGACCGGATTCCTGATCGGGCGGTGTTATTTGAAGCAGTCGAAATCGCCAAGCGTCGTGGTCATCGTGGCATCGCTTCGCTCGTCAACGGCATATTACGTTCTGTTCAACGGCAAGGATTGCGCTCCTTGGACGACATAAAAGATGAGAGCGAACGGTTAGCGATCGCGACAAGTCATCCCCTATGGCTCGTGCGCCGATGGATCGAACAGTTTGGCTTCGATGAAACGAAACGGATGTGCGAAGTAAACAACTTCCCACCAGAACAAACAGCGCGGGTAAACGTGATGCGCGCAACCGTTGAAGAAGTTATCGATCGCCTAAAAGAAGAGGGAATAGAAGCTATCCCTTCTTCCGTTGTTCCGATTGGCACAAAAATAACAAAAGGAAATGCCGCTAAAACGAACGTGTTTCGCGAAGGGCTTATAACGATTCAAGATGAAAGCTCGATGCTTGTTGCTTATGCCCTTTCTCCAAACGAAACAGATGTCGTGTTAGACTGTTGTGCGGCTCCAGGCGGAAAAACGACGCATATCGCAGAGCGCATGAACAATCGCGGGCGTGTTGTTGCGTTAGATATTCACGATCATAAAGTAAAACTGATTGAACAGCAGGCGAAGCGACTCGGCTTGTCGAATATAGAAGCGAAACAGCTCGATAGCCGTCAAGCGCATACGCAATTTGCCGCTGAAACGTTCGATCGCATATTAGTTGATGCCCCGTGTTCAGGGCTTGGTGTCATTCGTCGCAAACCGGAAATTAAATATGCGAAAAATGAAAAAGATATTACACAACTTGCGAACGTTCAACTCAATATTTTACGAGCGGTTGCCCCGCTTTTAAAACGTGGCGGAACGCTTGTATATAGCACATGTACCGTTGATCGCGAAGAAAATGAACAAGTCATCGCCCGGTTTTTAGCTGAACATCCCGAATACGATCGCGATGAAACACTTGCTTCGCGTCTACCATCGTCTGTTGCGTCATATGTAGATCGCGGCATGTTGCAATTGCTTCCTCATCACGTATATAGCGACGGATTTTTTATCGCAACATTGAAAAAGAAAGGTGAAATGACATGA
- a CDS encoding protein phosphatase: protein MKAVFQTDVGKIRSHNEDNGGVFINQAGNYLAVVADGMGGHLAGDVASEMTMTQLKQFWEETGEMTSPQQAEMWLKEHVMKVNESLFHHSQTNDHCQGMGTTVVAAICTNQFATIGHIGDSRCYLLNANGFQQMTEDHSLVNELVKSGQLSKEDAEYHPRKHVLLRALGTEQTIQLDVKTVTIDEGDMLLLCSDGLSNKVTEQTMIDVLTSDRSLEEKAQALIDVANEHGGEDNITLAIVQFVDVDESR, encoded by the coding sequence ATGAAGGCGGTGTTTCAAACGGATGTCGGGAAAATTCGGTCACATAATGAGGATAATGGTGGTGTTTTTATTAATCAAGCGGGCAATTATTTAGCTGTTGTCGCTGACGGGATGGGGGGGCATCTCGCTGGCGATGTGGCGAGTGAAATGACGATGACGCAACTAAAACAATTTTGGGAAGAAACAGGCGAAATGACTTCGCCGCAACAAGCAGAAATGTGGTTAAAAGAACATGTCATGAAAGTAAACGAATCGCTTTTTCATCATTCGCAAACGAACGATCATTGTCAAGGAATGGGTACGACCGTTGTTGCTGCTATTTGTACAAATCAGTTTGCGACAATTGGACACATCGGTGATAGCCGTTGTTATTTATTGAACGCAAACGGATTTCAACAAATGACCGAAGACCATTCCCTTGTGAATGAATTAGTGAAAAGTGGACAACTATCAAAAGAAGATGCGGAATACCATCCGCGTAAACATGTACTATTGCGTGCGCTCGGAACGGAACAGACGATTCAGTTAGATGTCAAAACGGTTACGATCGACGAAGGAGATATGTTGCTCCTTTGTTCTGATGGGCTTTCTAATAAAGTGACGGAACAGACGATGATCGACGTATTAACGTCCGACCGTTCGCTTGAGGAAAAAGCGCAAGCGCTTATCGACGTCGCAAACGAGCACGGCGGCGAAGATAATATTACGTTAGCGATCGTACAATTTGTAGATGTGGATGAAAGTAGGTGA
- a CDS encoding peptide deformylase has translation MAILPIVTYPAPILETVCQPVTVFDRKLIKLLNDMYDTMLAADGVGLAAPQIGVDQQIAIVDIGDRHGRIELINPIIVAQNGEQIGPEGCLSFPGLFGEVKRFQYVKVRAQNRRGRPFEIEATGFLARALQHEIDHLHGILFTSKVIRYYEEGEFEQ, from the coding sequence TTGGCCATTTTACCGATTGTGACATATCCTGCACCCATTTTAGAAACCGTTTGTCAACCAGTCACCGTATTTGACCGAAAGCTAATTAAGTTATTAAATGATATGTACGATACGATGCTTGCGGCCGATGGAGTTGGATTAGCTGCTCCGCAAATTGGCGTCGATCAACAAATTGCCATTGTCGATATTGGCGATCGCCATGGGCGCATTGAATTAATTAACCCAATCATCGTTGCCCAAAACGGCGAGCAAATCGGTCCTGAAGGCTGTTTAAGTTTTCCGGGACTGTTTGGGGAAGTAAAACGTTTCCAATATGTAAAAGTGCGTGCACAAAATCGCCGCGGTCGTCCGTTTGAAATCGAAGCGACCGGCTTTTTAGCGCGTGCCTTACAACATGAGATTGACCATTTACATGGCATATTATTTACGTCAAAAGTGATTCGCTATTATGAAGAAGGGGAGTTCGAGCAATGA
- a CDS encoding 23S rRNA (adenine(2503)-C(2))-methyltransferase RlmN (23S rRNA m2A2503 methyltransferase; methylates the C2 position of the A2530 nucleotide in 23S rRNA; may be involved in antibiotic resistance): MKPSIYSMRLEDLQSWVEQQGEKPFRATQIFEWLYKKRATSFEDMTNIPKALRERLAEHFVITTLKTLVQQTSKDGTMKFLFELHDGYSIETVLMRHDYGNSICVTTQVGCRIGCTFCASTLGGLKRNLQAGEIVAQVVKVQKALDETNERVSSIVVMGIGEPFDNYDELIKFLKIVNHPKGLHIGARHITVSTSGIIPKIYQFADENMQINFAISLHAPNTELRSKLMPINRAYKLPELMEAVRYYIEKTGRRVTFEYGLFGGVNDQIEHAEELAGLIKGLKCHVNLIPVNYVPERNYVRTPREQIFAFEKTLKKHGINVTIRREQGHDIDAACGQLRAKERKEETKA; this comes from the coding sequence ATGAAACCATCCATTTACTCGATGCGTTTAGAAGATTTACAAAGTTGGGTGGAACAGCAAGGGGAAAAGCCGTTTCGCGCCACACAAATTTTTGAATGGCTATATAAAAAACGGGCGACGTCATTTGAAGACATGACGAATATTCCGAAAGCATTGCGCGAGCGGTTAGCTGAACATTTTGTCATTACAACGTTAAAAACGCTCGTACAGCAAACATCAAAAGACGGAACGATGAAATTTTTATTTGAGCTTCATGACGGTTATTCGATTGAAACGGTGCTTATGCGCCATGATTACGGAAATTCCATTTGTGTCACGACCCAAGTCGGCTGTCGCATTGGGTGTACGTTTTGCGCTTCGACATTAGGCGGATTAAAGCGCAATTTGCAAGCGGGTGAAATTGTCGCCCAAGTTGTCAAAGTGCAAAAGGCGCTCGATGAAACGAATGAACGTGTAAGCAGCATCGTTGTAATGGGAATAGGCGAACCGTTCGATAACTATGATGAGCTCATCAAGTTTTTAAAAATCGTCAACCACCCAAAAGGGTTGCATATCGGCGCGCGTCATATTACTGTATCGACAAGCGGTATCATCCCGAAAATTTACCAATTTGCCGATGAAAATATGCAAATTAATTTTGCGATTTCGCTTCATGCGCCAAATACAGAATTGCGCTCAAAACTAATGCCGATTAATCGAGCTTATAAATTGCCAGAACTCATGGAAGCGGTGCGCTACTACATTGAAAAAACGGGACGACGCGTCACATTTGAATACGGTTTATTTGGCGGTGTAAACGATCAAATTGAACATGCAGAAGAGCTTGCGGGGCTCATTAAAGGATTGAAATGCCATGTCAATTTAATTCCAGTCAACTACGTGCCTGAACGCAACTACGTTCGCACGCCGCGCGAACAAATTTTTGCGTTTGAGAAAACGTTAAAAAAACATGGCATTAATGTTACGATTCGTCGCGAGCAAGGACACGATATTGATGCTGCATGCGGACAGCTGCGCGCAAAAGAACGAAAAGAGGAAACGAAAGCGTAA
- a CDS encoding serine/threonine protein kinase yields the protein MLIGKRLNGRYKLLQLIGGGGMANVYLARDIILDRDVAVKVLRLDFVNDELFIKRFRREAQAATSLNHENIVTIYDVGEDDGIYYMVMEYVRGCTLKQYIQQHAPLPVQEALRMMDQLTGAIAHAHQNGVIHRDIKPQNILVAEDGTLKITDFGIAVALSSTTITQTNSVLGSVHYLSPEQAKGGMATEKSDIYSLGIVMFELLTGQLPFLGESAVAIVLKHLQTETPSVRRWNPNIPQSVENIVLKATAKNPLHRYNSALDMRQHIRTALLPERMNEAKFTLPVEDDDEETKVVPIIKSPPPLPEKKEKVLAQKEKKSKKWLALWAVFLLLFIGAGVSAVTWLPDLFFPKDVTVPDVTNKHYDDAIAELTSLGLKIEETIEQEHDDIAEGFVIRTNPQAGKVVKPGTAVTIYKSIGKKKVEFKDYVGEQIADVERQLRSEKYLLIDKKEVYSDEPAGTIIEQFPLPGEKVVPEETEVRFTVSLGREKIILKDLTGYTEKSVRDYAADQQLYVIVKQQYSDTVEKGLVISQTPQANAKLEKGATVTVVISLGKEPVQTKKVIQDIDIPYEPPVDVNEPVMAELYIEDENHSFAQPYKRYRLTNDVKERVEFVIQQGKQGKYRVVVNGTTVREGIVPYPTTP from the coding sequence GTGCTCATCGGCAAACGATTAAACGGTCGCTATAAATTGTTGCAACTTATCGGCGGCGGTGGAATGGCGAACGTTTATTTAGCTAGAGATATCATTTTAGATCGCGACGTTGCCGTCAAAGTGTTACGCTTAGATTTTGTAAACGATGAATTATTTATTAAACGTTTTCGCCGCGAAGCACAAGCCGCAACAAGTTTAAATCATGAAAATATTGTCACGATTTACGATGTTGGGGAAGATGACGGCATTTATTATATGGTCATGGAATATGTGCGCGGCTGTACGTTAAAACAATATATTCAACAACATGCCCCGCTTCCTGTGCAGGAGGCGCTACGCATGATGGATCAACTAACAGGAGCAATTGCTCACGCGCATCAAAACGGTGTCATTCATCGCGATATTAAGCCGCAAAATATTTTAGTGGCAGAAGACGGAACATTGAAAATCACAGATTTCGGCATCGCTGTCGCGTTAAGTTCAACAACGATTACGCAAACGAACTCGGTGTTAGGATCGGTTCATTATTTATCACCAGAACAAGCAAAAGGTGGAATGGCGACGGAAAAATCGGATATTTATTCGCTTGGTATCGTCATGTTTGAACTGTTGACCGGTCAATTACCTTTTTTAGGTGAATCCGCTGTCGCGATTGTATTAAAACATTTGCAAACGGAGACGCCATCTGTACGACGATGGAATCCGAATATTCCACAAAGCGTAGAAAACATTGTGCTAAAAGCAACGGCGAAAAATCCGTTGCATCGCTACAATAGCGCGTTAGATATGCGACAACATATTCGTACCGCGCTTTTGCCTGAACGTATGAACGAAGCAAAATTTACGCTCCCTGTGGAAGACGATGATGAGGAAACAAAAGTAGTGCCAATTATTAAATCACCTCCTCCATTGCCAGAAAAAAAAGAAAAAGTACTTGCCCAAAAAGAAAAAAAATCAAAAAAATGGCTCGCTTTATGGGCGGTGTTTCTTTTGTTGTTCATCGGGGCTGGAGTGAGTGCGGTCACATGGCTTCCAGATTTATTTTTCCCGAAAGATGTCACTGTGCCGGATGTGACGAACAAACATTATGATGATGCGATCGCGGAACTGACATCATTAGGTTTAAAAATCGAAGAAACGATCGAACAAGAACATGATGACATCGCCGAAGGATTTGTTATCCGTACGAATCCACAAGCTGGAAAAGTCGTGAAACCAGGAACGGCTGTCACGATTTATAAAAGTATCGGAAAGAAAAAAGTCGAGTTTAAAGATTATGTTGGTGAACAAATTGCTGATGTCGAACGGCAATTGCGTTCAGAAAAATATTTGCTTATCGATAAAAAAGAAGTATATAGCGATGAGCCAGCAGGGACGATTATTGAACAATTTCCGCTTCCGGGTGAAAAAGTTGTACCAGAAGAAACAGAAGTGCGCTTTACCGTAAGCCTTGGACGCGAAAAAATTATTTTAAAAGATTTAACAGGATATACGGAAAAGAGCGTACGTGACTACGCAGCAGATCAACAATTGTATGTCATCGTTAAACAACAATATTCCGATACGGTCGAAAAAGGGCTCGTTATTTCTCAAACGCCACAAGCGAATGCAAAACTAGAAAAAGGAGCAACCGTTACGGTCGTCATTTCCCTCGGAAAAGAGCCGGTACAAACAAAGAAAGTAATCCAAGACATTGACATTCCGTACGAACCGCCTGTTGATGTGAACGAACCAGTCATGGCAGAATTATATATTGAAGACGAAAATCATTCGTTCGCTCAACCATACAAACGATATCGTTTGACAAATGACGTGAAAGAACGTGTCGAATTTGTTATTCAACAAGGAAAACAAGGAAAATATCGCGTCGTCGTTAATGGCACGACGGTGCGCGAAGGCATTGTTCCATATCCAACAACGCCGTAG
- a CDS encoding methionyl-tRNA formyltransferase yields the protein MNIVFMGTPDFAVPILEQLIKDGYNVVGVVTQPDKPKGRKQQLTPPPVKVAAESYGIPVLQPTKIREKEQYEQVIALQPDLIVTAAFGQILPKPLLDAPTYGCINVHASLLPELRGGAPIHYAILQGKEKTGITIMYMVEKLDAGDILTQVEVPIDERDTVGTLHDKLSQAGARLLSETLPKLLRGDITPMKQNDEQATFAYNIKPEQERIDWTKTGEDIYNHIRGMNPWPVAYTTYGEERWKLWWGEKVRASSQAKPGTIVAVEQDGIIVATGNETAIKITELQPAGKRKMSATDFLRGTTISIGTVLGGTNE from the coding sequence ATGAACATTGTGTTTATGGGAACACCTGATTTTGCTGTTCCGATTCTAGAACAATTGATCAAAGACGGATATAACGTCGTCGGCGTCGTTACACAGCCAGATAAACCGAAAGGGCGAAAACAACAATTGACGCCACCACCTGTCAAAGTGGCAGCGGAATCGTACGGTATTCCAGTACTTCAACCGACGAAAATTCGCGAGAAAGAACAATACGAGCAAGTCATCGCTCTACAGCCGGATTTAATTGTGACCGCTGCATTCGGACAAATTTTACCGAAACCGCTTCTTGACGCACCAACGTACGGTTGTATTAACGTGCATGCCTCGCTTTTGCCTGAGTTGCGCGGAGGGGCACCGATTCATTACGCCATTTTACAAGGAAAAGAAAAAACAGGTATTACCATTATGTATATGGTTGAAAAGCTAGATGCAGGCGATATATTGACGCAAGTGGAAGTGCCAATTGATGAGCGCGATACCGTCGGAACGTTGCACGACAAACTCAGCCAAGCAGGAGCACGACTACTTTCTGAAACGCTCCCGAAACTGCTTCGAGGCGACATTACACCAATGAAGCAAAACGATGAACAAGCGACGTTTGCGTACAACATTAAACCAGAACAAGAGCGAATCGATTGGACAAAAACAGGAGAAGACATTTACAACCATATTCGCGGCATGAATCCGTGGCCTGTTGCCTATACAACATATGGTGAGGAACGGTGGAAACTTTGGTGGGGAGAAAAAGTACGCGCTTCTTCACAAGCGAAACCAGGTACCATTGTCGCCGTTGAGCAAGATGGCATCATCGTTGCGACAGGGAATGAAACGGCAATTAAAATTACGGAACTACAACCAGCGGGGAAACGGAAAATGAGCGCAACTGACTTTTTGCGCGGCACGACGATTTCCATCGGGACAGTATTAGGAGGAACGAATGAGTAA